Part of the Cyanobium sp. ATX 6F1 genome is shown below.
GATCGGCCAGGCGGCAGCTGTAACCCCACTCGTTGTCGTACCAGGTGTAGACCTTGAGCTGGGTGCCGCCCGTCACCAGCGTCGAGGGGGCATCGACGATCGCGCTGCGCGGGTCGTTGACGTAGTCGATCGACACCAGCGGCCGCTCCTCGCAGCCCAGGATTCCCTGCAGCGCTCCGGCGGCAGCGGCGGCAAAGGCGGCATTCACCTCCTCAACGCTCACCGCGCGCTCCAGCTCGAACACCGCATCGGTGATCGAGGCATTGAGCATGGGCACCCGCACCGCATGGCCGTTGAGTTTGCCCTGGAGCTCCGGGAAGATCAGGCCGATCGCCTTGGCCGAACCGGTGGTGGTGGGGATCAATGAGCTGGTGGCGGAGCGAGCCCGGCGCAGGTCGGATTTGAAGCTGTCGATCACCACCTGGGTATTGGTGATGTTGTGCAGAGTGGTGATCGAGCCGTGGCGAATGCCGAAGCTCTCGTGCACCACCTTCACCACCGGTGCCAGGCAGTTGGTGGTGCAGGAGGCGGCGGTGAGCAGGCGGTGGAGGCTGGGGTTGTAGAGCGCGTGGTTGATGCCGAACACCACGTTCAGTGCCTCCTCGCCGGCGATCACCCCCTTCACCGGGCAGGCCACGATCACCCGCTTCAGGCCCGCCGCGCTGAAGTAGGGCTCGAGGGTTTCGGGCGTTTTGAACTTGCCGCTGCACTCGAGCACCAGGTCCACCCCGGCATCCAGCCAGGGCACGGCGCTGGGGTCCTTGTGGCGGCTGTAGCTCACGGTGGTTCCGTCCACCTGAAAGCCCTGGGGCACGGTGGGATCAGCGGCCACTGCCCGATCCCAGCGGCCATGCACGGAGTCGAATTCGAGCAGATGGGCGGCGGTGGCGGCATCACCGGCCGGGTCGTTGACATGCACCAGCGCAATGCCGGGCCTGCCCCAGAGGGCACGGAACACGAGGCGGCCGATGCGGCCGAAACCGTTGATGCCGAGGCGCATGGGAACGAAGCAGGTGAGCAGCGCCTGTGGTCGGCGGGCGTAACCTAGATCAAATCTGCTTGATTGATCAAGAGGAGTTGATGAATGACGGTGTCCCTGCCCGCCGGGTCCCCTGCGCTCCAGTCCAACCAGGCTCGGTCCCTGCTCAAGGCTCTCTCTGACCCCCTGCGTTTGCGCGTGATCGAAGCCCTCGCCAATGGCGAGAAGTGCGTCTGCGACCTCACGGCTGAGCTCGATCTGGCCCAGTCCAAGCTCTCCTTTCACCTCAAGGTGCTCAAGGAGGCGGGGCTGTTGGCTGACCGCCAGGAGGGCCGCTGGATCTACTACCGCCTGGAGCCGGCCGCCATCGAGGCCCTGCGCTCCTGGCTTGCGGATCTGGCCAGCCGTTGCGGCGCCAGCGCGCCCCCATGCGGCTGAACCATCCCCCGGTGCTGGCCAAGTTGAGGCCCCTTGATCGAGGTGCCGGCCCTGGTGAGCCTGGTTTATCTCTCGCTGACGCTGCGGCGGCGCCTCCAGCGCTTGGCCTGAGGCAGGGTTCATCAAGGCTTAAACCGTCGTTAAACCATCAATCGCATTTGATCAATCAGGGTGATCGGGCTGGCGCCCTCCCGTCCCATGCTTCGCTTCCGTCGCCCCTCCTCACCCGGCCGCCATTCAGCTCGTGTCGCTGCTGCCACGCGCCTGATCGCCGCCACGGTCTTGGCCCTGCTCGCACCGCTCGCGCAGACCCAACCCGCCCGGGGCCAACAGGCCACGCCCCCCACGGTGCGCATCACCGGATCGAGCACGGTCTACCCGATCATCCAAGCCGCCATCGCTGCCTTCCAGCGCACGGAGGCCGGCAAGGGGTCCCGCTTTGATCTGGTGGAATCGGGTACCAGCGGCGGCCTGCGTGATCTCTGTGCCGGTCGGGTGCCGATGGCCAATGCCTCGCGGCCGATCAGCTCCACTGAACTCAAGGCCTGTGAGCGGAAAGGGGTGCGCTTCTTCGAGCTGCCCCTCGCCTTCGATGCCCTCACCGTGGTGGTGAACCCGCGCAACACCTGGGCCCAGGCGATCACCACCCAGGAACTCTCCCGGCTGTGGCAGCGACGCGCCCAGGGCCGCATCATGCGTTGGAATCAGGTCAACCCCCAGTGGCCCGCACGGCCGATCCGGCTCTGCGGACCCGGTAGCGATTCAGGCACCTTCGACTACTTCAACAAGGCGATCAACGGCTCCGCCACTGATTCACGCCGCGACTACACCGCCAGCGAAGACGACAACGTGGTGGTCAACTGTGTGGCCAACGACCCCCATGCCCTCGGTTATCTGGGCTATGGCTGGTACGTCGCCCATGCCCAGCGGTTAAGGGCTCTGAAGGTTCAGGCGGGTCAGGTGGCGGTGGCACCTTCGGCGGAGAGCGTGTTCGATGGCAGCTACGAACCGCTCTCCAGGCTCCTGTTCATCTACGTCAACGAACGGGCGCTCAAGGAACAAGACCTGCTGCGGCGCTTCATCGGTTACCTGTTGGTGAACGACACCCAACTGGTCGAGAAGGCACGGTTCATTCCCCTGCCGGGCAGCACCAATCAGGTGGTGGAAGCCAAGCTCTACCGCCAGATCACCGGCACATCCTTCGGCGGTGAACTTCCGATCGGCCTGACGGTTGGCGAGGCCATACGGCGCAGTTTTGCTCAAACCAAGCGACCTGCTTACCGCTGAGGCGAACCGGGGGGCTCCGGTCCAGCGCTCTCCACCGGATAGCCCTCCGCTTTCCAACGGCTCAGACCGCCGCGCAGGTTGGCTACTTGCCTCAGGCCGGCTTTGCTCAGTTGCTGGGTGGCCAGGGCCGAGCGGCTGCCGGAATGGCAGAGCACCACCGTCGGGCGATCGGTGGGGATTTCTGGGCTGCGGGCCTCCAACTCCGGCAGGGGGATCAGCTGGCTGCCGGGAATGTGGCCATCGGGGCCGTCGTATTCCTGCCGCGAGCGCACGTCCACCAGGTTGAGGGCGCTGAGGTGGGCGGCCACCCATTCAGGGATCAGTTCCGGCAACCCGGCGTAGCTGCGCCGGATCGGCGCCCAGTCCTGGTCGTCCGCTCCGCTGGCGGGCTCTAGGGGCTCACCGCAGCGCAGATTCGCCGGCAGGGCCTGGGCGATGCGGTGGGGGTGGGGGAGACGCAGGTTCTCCATCGACCCGACGAAGTCGCGCTCATCGGCGCCGCCCCCCAGGCGGGCGTTGTAGGCCCGTTCCTCAGCCACGGAGCTGACGCAGCGGCCGGCGTAGTCGTGGCCCGGGTAGAGCAGGCAGGCCTCTGGCAGCGACAGGATCTGCTCGGTGATCGAGCGGTAGAGGTTGTGGGGGTTGCCCTGCTGGAAATCACAGCGACCGCAGCCGCGGATCAGCAGCGCATCACCGGTGAAGGCGAGGCTCTGGTTGTCGAGCACATAGGTGAGGCAGCCGTCGGTGTGGCCCGGGGTGGCGCGCACCTCCAGAAAGCGGCCGCCGAAGTTCACCCGATCGCCATCGCTCAGGGGCTTGGTCACGTTGCTGGCACGCACCTTGGCCGATAGTCCGATGGCGCAGCCCGTGGCCCGCCGCATCAGCCAGGCGCCGCTGATGTGGTCGGCGTGGGCGTGGGTGTCGAGGCAGGTGACCAGATCGATCTCCAGCTCCTCGATCAGGGCCAGATCTCGGCTGTGCTGTTCGAACACCGGATCAATCAGCACCCCCTCGCGTGCCCCCACGTCTGCGAGTAGGTAGGTGTAGGTGCCGGTGTCGGCGTCGAAGAGTTGACGCAGCAGCAGCTCGCCGCCACCGGCGGCGGCCCGCAGCGAGAAAGGGGGGGCGACGGCCATGGTGGATCTGACAGCCCGGGCCAGGGAGCTTAGGCCTGTGGCCCCAGCCAGGTGGGTCTTGAGCACGAACACCAAGAGGGAGCCGTCAACTGAAGGACGTTTTGGGGCAGGCTTTGATCGATCGACCTAAGGCGGCAGCGATGGTTGCCGATGGACGCCCCTCATTGCTGTGAAGAGCCACGTGCCTTGCCATGGCTCGTGCCAACCCAGATGGGTTCAGGGTTGGGCGATCTCGACCGTGAGTTGGATCGGTGCTCCGTTCCTGTTGGTGAGCTGCAGCTGCACGCGGTAGGGCAAAGCCCCCATCGGTGGATTCGTGGCTGTGAAGGTGCGACTGGTGGGTTGGTAGGTGAGCCAGCTGGGCAAGGCCCCGCCTCCGGGCTGAGTCGCTTCGGAGGGACCACCGAGGTCCACATCGGGGAAGCGCTCCAGCAGAAGTTGTCGCGGAACCTGATAGCTGAAGCCCAGGCCCTGCTGCCGCGTCGCCGCCAGGGCCATCGCCTCGCTGCGTGCTTGCTGCACCGTCCCAGCCCGTAAGCCCTCAGCCAAGTTGGAGGGTTTCGCCCCAGGCATGGGGCCCACTTCCCCACCGCCGCCACCCGGTGGGACCACGGCCGGGCCGCCACCGGGCCTGGAAGGTCGGGTGGGCATGAGGCCGATTTCGCCACCGCCACCACCCGGTGGGATCACAGCCGGGCCACCACCGGGCTTGGAGGGCCTTGTGGGCATGAGCCCGATTTCGCCACCGCCGCCACCAGGGGGGATCACCGCCGGGCCGCCACCGGGCCTGGAGGGCCTTGTGGGCATGAGGCCGATTTCTCCACCACCGCCACCTGGTGGGATCACCGCCGGGCCACCACCGGGCCTGGAGGGCCGTGTGGGCATGAGCCCGATTTCGCCACCGCCGCCACCAGGCGGGATCACGGCCGGGCCGCCACCGGGCCTTGAGGGCCGGGTGGGCATGAGTCCGACTTGTCCGCCACCGCCACCAGGGGGGATCACCGCCGGGCCGCCACCAGGTCTGGAGGGCCGCGTGGGCATGAGCCCGACTTCTCCACCGCCGCCACCCGGTGGGATCACAGCAGGGCCACCACCGGGCCTGGAGGGCCGTGTGGGCATGAGGCCGATTTCTCCACCGCCGCCACCGGGCGGTATCACGGCCGGACCGCCACCAGGTCTGGAAGGCCGAGTTGGCATGAGGCCGATTTCTCCGCCGCCGCCACCAGGTGGGATCACAGCCGGTCCGCCACCGGGTCTGGATGGAAGCCCGGGCATGAGGCCCACTTCTCCGCCGCCGCCGCCACCAGGTGGGATCACGGCCGGACCACCGCCGGGTCTGGATGGAAGGCCAGGCATGAGTCCGACTTCTCCGCCACCGCCACCCGGGGGGATCACAGCAGGACCACCACCAGGTCTGGATGGAAGCCCAGGCATGAGGCCCACTTCTCCACCACCGCCACCAGGGGGGATCACGGCCGGGCCACCACCGGGCCTGGAGGGCCGCGTGGGCATGAGTCCCACTTCTCCGCCACCGCCACCAGGGGGGATCACAGCCGGGCCACCACCAGGCCTGGAGGGTCGGGTGGGCATGAGCCCGATTTCTCCACCACCGCCACCTGGCGGGATCACGGCCGGGCCGCCACCGGGCCTGGAGGGCCGAGTGGGCATGAGCCCGATTTCGCCGCCACCGCCACCAGGCGGGATCACAGCAGGGCCGCCACCGGGCCTGGAGGGCCGCGTGGGCATGAGGCCGATTTCGCCGCCACCACCACCAGGCGGGATCACAGCAGGACCGCCACCAGGCCTGGAAGGCCGTGTGGGCATGAGCCCGATTCCTCCACCCCCACTGCCGCCTCCGCCATTCCCGCCGCCACTGCCTCCACCGGCGTTGCCACCTCCATTTCCGCCACCGCCATTTCCTCCGCCACCGCCCGGTCGCCCTTGCCCGGCGCCATTGCCGGGGCCGCTGCCGTCCCCGGGACCACCCGCCCCGCCGCCTGTGCCAGGGATGAGGTTGGCTCCGCCGCCGAGGTTGGCTCCGCCACCACCGCCACCCTCTGGCTTGCCGCCTCCGTCAGGCTTGCCGCCACCATCGGGCTTCCCGCCACCGCCCGGTCGCCCTTGCCCGGCGCCATTGCCGGGGCCGTTGCCGTCACCGGGACCACCTGCCCCACCGCCGGTGCCAGGGATGAGGTTGGCGCCGCCGCCGACGTTGGCGCCGCGACCGCCGCTATTTCCGCCTCCATTGCCATTGCCATTGCCATTGCCACCAGCACTCCTGTTGCTGAGGCCGTCACCGACCCTGGGACGAACGCCAGGGGTGGCGCTGGAGAGGGCTTGCTTCCCGAGCGGAGCGGCGCCGCGGCTCTGGAGACGGCTGCCAACAGGTGTGCGGGCGCCGCCTGCGATCAGGGCCGGTGGCTTGAGCCCGGTGGCGGGGAGCCGGGTGGCATTGATGGCCGCCAGCAGGGATTGACCGCTCTGGATCAGCGCAGCCCGGTTGCTGACGTTGCCGGGCAGAAGGGTGAGGGACCCTTCGATCGGCCGTTGGGTGCCGAGGATCGTGCCGCGCAGGTTGATGGCCTGATCCCGGATGAAGCTGAGATTGCGGAAGCGAGTGGGCTGGATGGCATAGGCCTGGGAGAAGCGCCAGAGGGTGCTGGGATCGAGTCGCAAAGGCACCAGCCAGGAGGAAGGGGCCAGGATCCGCCCGCTTGCTTCCACCTGAATTCCACTCGGATTCACCAGCACGAAGCGGGGACCCGATTGCACCGTGCCGCCGATGAGGGAGGCCCCGCTGGTGCCACGGACGAAGTTCAACAGCACCTGGTTGCTGCTGCCCTGGACCTGGAACAGTTCACCCGGGCTGACGTTGAAACTCTGCCAACGCACCAGGCCGCCTTTGCCGACCACCTGGATCTGACCGTTGGCGCCGGGGATGAGGCCCTGCACATTGGCGCTGCGGCCCCCACTGAACTCGGGCAGGGCCTGGCTGGGAAGGGGCAGCCAGGGCACCAGGCTCAGGCCCGCGAGCACACAGAGGGAGATTCGATGCGGCTGGTTTCGGTGTGTCATGGGCTCAGAACCACTTCCTCAGAGACACCCAGACCCGCACGCTGGCATTGAGTCCATCCACGTCGTTGCCGGTGGGGGAATAGAGGTTGTTGCCCAGCGGCCAGGCCACATCCAGCGAGGCGAGCAGATCGCCATGGGTGCCCCATTCCAACCCTAGGCCCGGTCCCCACAGGCCCAGCTGACCCGGCAGCTCCCCATCGGCAAACGAACTCGTCCAACGCCAGATGTAGCCCCCATCCACGAATCCCTTGGCGATCAGATTGCTGGCCAGTTGGTAGCGAAGGGTGAGTTGCCCCGACAGCCCCGAATCTCCGAGGGCCTCACCCGGTGGATAGGCGCGCACACCATTGGGCCAACCAAGGGACATCTTCTCGACGGTGTCGAGGTTGTTGAACGCAACCTGGGCCTGGCTGAACAGTTCGACCGACCAGCGCGAATCGCGGAACATCTGATAACGCCGATAAAGGCCGAACAACTTCCCCCAGGCACCGGCCTTGGCGGCGCCTAATTCATCGAGTTCGGCCTCAAAGGGTCCGTCCAGGCCCAGATTTCCCACCGACAGCGTGAGCAGTCCGCTGTTGATGCCGAGCCCGAACAGGTTGTCCTGGTTGTCGCCCATCAACGTGAAGCGGCCGACCCAGTTGGTGCGGTTGGAGTATTGATAACCGAGGACTTCATCGGTGAAGTGATCGACTTCAGCGCTGACATTCCAGGAAAGGTTCTGTCTGGGGCGCCGCCACAGCACCTGAGACAACCCCACCGAACCGCTGGCGAAGGATCCCTTGTAGTCGAAAGGTGCCTGATCTTTAAGCAGGCGATAATCACTCCAGTTCACCGACCCTGTGGCATTCAGCCCGCCCGGTGTGAGGGGCAAAGTTACATTCGTGCCGGCATAGCGGCTGCCGTACCAGTTCACATTGCCGGAATAGGATGTGAATAGGCTGAGCACCTCGCCGCGGCCCGCTAGGCCGTTGAGGTTCAGCGTGGCTTGCGCCTGATACGGCCCGGTGTCGATCGTGGATTGGTTGTTGAGGTTCAGCTCCCCCTGGACCTGCCGCGTGGCCCGCAGGTTGAGCAACACATCGGTGCTCCCGGCTATGTCCCCTGGCTGGAGCTCGGCCCTGGCCTGGACACCACCGAGGTCGCCCAGCTTGAGCAAAGCACTCTCCAGCTTGTCGAGCCGCAGCGGCTGGCCCTTGCCCACCGCATCGAGCACTGTGGCGATCGCCCAGTTCGAGGAGATCGGGGCCTGGTTGGAGGGGATGCGCACGGCCCCGAGCCGCGCTTCCACCACCGGAGCCACCACCACGCCATCGGCGCGCTGCAGCGGCTCGCCCACGCTGACCAGCAGCTGGGCCCGCTCGTAGGCCGCCTCCAGATCGGCCCGCAGCTTGGCGAGCACCTCCTGGGTGGCGCTCTGGCTGATGTAGCGCTCCTGCAGCGGCTTCAACCAGCCCGGGGTTGGGAGGCTCGAGCCTTCCAGTTCCACGCCCTTGATCGGCGGCGCTGCCGAGGGGACTGAGTCTTGGGGGAGGGCTGCAGGGGTGCCTGGCAGACCTTCGATCAGGGGCTGCTGGGGTTGGAGCTGTTGTTGATCAACCTGGCGCAGCTGGTCACGCCGCTGTTCGTCCTGGATTCGACGCTCCACCCGGCCCGAGGGTTGGGCCCAGCCGGGCGCCACGAGCAGCGCCGAGGAGAGCACGGCGATGGGGCCCACCACATGGGTGATCGGTTTTGAAAAGAGCGTCAATCGTTCCCGGGCGCCGCGGTCAGATTAAAGGCTGGCAACGTCGCCCCAGGTGCGTCCGTCAGGAGTGAGCCATCGGCCGATCCGCCCTGCAGCGCGCCCGCAGGGCGCTGATCAGCTTGCTCACCGCATCGGCTTGCCCCTGCAGCCCAAACGCCTCCCGCTCCACCGCCAGGTTCCCGTGGCCATAACGGGTGGTGAGGATGCCGCTGATCTCCCGCTCCACCACCGGCGCCAGGGTCACCTTCCAGCCGATCGGCCTCAACACCCCGCGGGGGCAACTCTGGGCGGCATGCACCGCCTCGTGCAGCACGGTCTGCCGGCCGATGCCCAGCTCGAACGCCACCGGCGCCACCCAAAGCGTCTTGCTTTTGGCCTCGAACAACCCGTAGATGCCGCTCCGCGGCGGCGCCTGCAGCAGCACGGTGAAGCCCCGTCGCCGCAGCTCTTTCACCAGCGGTTGCAACTCCGCCGGCAGGCTGTCCAGGCGTCTCGGGGCCAATGGCCCAGGGGCCAATGGCCCAGGGGCCAACGGCCCAGGAGCCAACGGCCCTTGCGCCAGAGCGGCAGCCAGCAACAGTGCAATCACGGCCACAGCCCCCCGAGGCGGATCCCGGCCCCCAGGGCGTGAACCATAACTAGTTCAGCCACCGCCGGGACCGCAGCCACCGCTGAGCAGTTCGGCCCGCAAGCCCTGCAGCGGCGGGGAGGCCGGGGCGCGGGGATCGAACAGCAAGGCCCAGGCCATGGGCACTTGCCCGCGGGCCAGCGCCCCCTCCACCGCGCGCTCCCAGGCCCTGGGATCGCGGCCCAGACGAGCCACCAGCTGCTCGCTGGAGCGCAGCACCGGTGCCGCCGCCGCCCGTAGCCGCACGCTGGCGAAGTGGCCGGCGGCTGTTCCGCGCGGGCGCAGGCGCAGCACCGCCAGCTCCCCTGGTTTCAGGGGTGCCAGGGGCCAGGGGATCGCTGTTCCCGCCCGTTGGCTCGCCGGGATCTGTGCGCTCCAGGGCCGCTGTCCGCCGCGCTCGATGCGCAGCTCGCCCAGTGGCTCGGCCACCACCAGGGTGGGCCTGGCGTTCGGCACGGTGCCGCCCACCCGGCCATCGGCGTCGCTCTCCACCCGCGGTGCGATCACGCAGATCTCCGGTTCGCTCTCGGTGGTTGGCGCCGCCCGGGCCCGGTCACCAGGCAGCAGGACCAACAGCAGCATTGCCCCCAGAGTGATGCGCCGCCAAGGTTCCGCGCGCCCCGCTGGGAGCGATGGAGCTTGATGGCGTCGGCGTTGGGGCAACAACGGCTTGGGATCGATCTCCCCATGCTGACGACCCGGAGGACGGCCCTACGATTTGGTTTCTGGTCTGGATCGGCCACCCATGCTGGCCGTCTGCGCCGCCCTGCTGCAGCTCAAGGGTGAACCCCTGGCCGGCGGCGTCCCCAGCGGTGGCGCCACCGTGCCCCTGGAGCGGGCCGCAGACGGCGACACCCCGGTGCTCAACCTGCGCACGGATCGAGGCAGCCTGCGGCTGTTGCTTGACACGGGGGCCTCCTCGTCGATGGTCACCCCCGCAGCGGCCCGGCGCCTGGGGCTCCGTTCCGAGCCCGTGCCCCCCGCCCACTTCGGCATGGCCGGCGGCGGCAGCGGCTGCGCCCAGCTGCGTCCCCGTCGCCTGCGCCTGGGTGACCTGCGCCTCGGTGGCGGTGCCGATCAGCTCCTGCTGCGCTCGGCGGAAGCCCTGGTGATGCCGGTGGCGGCCCTGCCGCCGGGGGTCGATGGGGTGCTGGGGGCGCCCCTGCTGAAGCGCCTGCCGGTCTGGATTGATCCCGTGGGCCAGCGCCTTCGCCTCGGGGAGGGCGCCGTGGCCCTGGCCGGCCCCACGCCCCCGCGCCGCACCCTGCCCCTGCGCTGGGCCCGGGGGGTGCCCCTGATTGAGCTCAGCAGCCCCCTGGGTCCGGTGGCGGCCCTGGCGGACACCGGCGCCGAGGGCCTGTTCCTCAGCCCCGCCCTGGCCAGGCGCCTGGGGCCGATCGGGCCGGGGGATCCGCTGCGGCTGGTGGGTTTCTGTGGGGAGCAGCAGGTGCGGCGTCAGCGTTTTGCTGGCTTGGGTCTTGGCCTGGGACCGGCCCCTGCCCAGGCCAGCGTTGAGGGGATCGTCACAGCGAATCCGATCTTTGCGGAGCTTCAGGTGGAGGCGATCGCCGGCCAGGAGTTGCTGCGCAGCCATCGCCAGCTCTGGCGCCTCGATCGGGTACCGCCCCAGCTGAGCCTGTGGTGAAGCCGTTCGCAGCCCTTCTGGCGGTGTCCCTGGCGCTGGTGCTGGCGCTCGCGGGCCTGTTCAGCCCAGCCCTGGCGTCGGGGGGCGCTGCCTCGCCCCTGGGCACCCCCACGGCTCCCTCACCGCTCTCCAGTGAGGTCCTGAGCGCGCGCGCCCCGTTCAACCAGAGCGCCCACTACCCCCTGGGCCAGCGCCCCGATCCCGCCCTCTACAGGCCCCATGCCGACTGGCTCGGGCGCTTGATCCTGCCCAGCGAGCGCGAGCTGGTCCAGGCCCCGGCCGCTCTCGGCCAGGACTGGGTCTGGATCGAACTGGAGCAAACCCCCGCGGAGCAGGCGCCGTTGCGGGGCCAGCGCCTGCGGCTGGGCTGGAAGGACGACCCCCGCCTGCGCCAGCTGGTGCGCGCGGTCAGCACCGACATCCGCCTGGATGACGCCGCCCGCGCGGCGATCGTCGATGGCAACGTGGTGCCCACTCGCCTCGATGGGCGCCGGCGGGTGGGGCCGCTGCAGTCCCTGGCCGGGGCCCGCCCCCGCGATGACGTGACCGTGGAACTGCGGGATGTGGCCCTGGTGGCTGCAGCTACGGGCGCCCCGAGCCTTCGCGTCGGCCGGCCGCCGATTCAGACCACCGGCCGCTGGGTGGCGCTGGTGCGGATCCTGGGCCCGACGCCAGCGTCGGCCGGTGGTGTCAGCTCCGATCGCTTCCGGGTGCAGCACTACGACAGCGAGGGGGGGGCGTTCAGCGGTCCGATCACGACCGTGCGCCTCCCCCAGCAGCCCCCCAACCGCTACGGCCGCTGGATGTCCAGTCCCCGCGGTCTTGCGAGCAACCCGATCGGCTATCAGGGCTGGTACCTCTACGGAGCCCCCGATGTCACCGGGCTGTTCACCGTCCAGTCCCTGCGCCCCCGGGCCCTGTTCCAACTCAAGGCCGACCAGCTGCTCCAGGGCCGCTCGACGCTCTGGCGTTACCTGCTGCGCGGCAACTGGGGCCCCGCCAGCCTGCAACGGGGACGCTTCTCGCGGGTGGAGCTCGCCCTGGCGGCTCCGGTTCCCTGGAGCCTGGGGGACCGCGGCCTGGTGATCCATACCTTCGGGGGCATCGGTGGCCGCCAGGCGGAGCCCGTGCCGTTCTTCACCGTCACCGGCCACTTCGCCTTCGGTGAGGCGGAGGTGGTGCGCGACCCGTTCACGGCTGAACTTCAGTTCGCCCTGCGCTACCACCAGATCTATGCCAACAATCCCGATGGGATCGTGGCCGGCACCCAGGACTGGAGCGCCTATGCCGGTGACCTGCGCCGGGGCTGGCTGGGCACTCGCCCGTTCTCCGATCTGGTGGTCAAACTCGACCTGTTCGATGAACCGGCCGGCCCTGAGGGCAGCGCTGACCCCCAGCGGTTGTCATTGCTGCGGGAACTGCAACTGCAGGCTGAAGTGCTGATGGCGCGCTACCGCAGTGGCGACGGCACCGGCTTCAACGGGGTGGGTGCGGCGATCTCCTGCGTGCAGGATTCCAGCCAGGCCCTGGCGATCGCCGTGGAGCGCCTGCGCCAGCGGCTGGCCTCGCTCCCCCGTTCAGGAAGCGGTTCAGGCCCCGGTTCCACCATGGAGTCTGAGCGGCTTGCCTCCCTCGATCGGCTCACCCGCTCCCTCGATGACCTGCTCACGCCCTTCGGCCAGATGCGCGCCGACTGGCGACGCAACGGGACCCTGGTGGATCAGGCGTCCGAAGGGATCGACGAGGGTGCCAGCTTCCGTCGCAACACCGGCCTGCGCGACACCCTGCTGAGCTGGCGCACGGTCCTGCCCCGCCGCGGCCACGACGATCTGGCCCGGGTGTTTCTGGGCCACGGCGCCCAGCTGCACGTGCTGCGCACCAACTTGATCCCCGGCGGCGACGATCGTCTCGCCCCGCTGGCCCCCACCGGAGTGTTGGGTCAACTCCCGCCCCTGGCCTCCCTGCTGCGCCGGATCGCCGATGCCCTGTTCATGCCCACCGGTGGGCGAACCGTGGCGCTGACCCTGGCGATCCTGGTGCCCTATGCCCTGGTGGCCCTCACGCTGGGGCATCGCTCCGGTTTCCTGCGCGAGCAAGTTTTGTGGGGGCCGCCGGGACTGTTGCTGCGCCATGC
Proteins encoded:
- a CDS encoding ArsJ-associated glyceraldehyde-3-phosphate dehydrogenase — translated: MRLGINGFGRIGRLVFRALWGRPGIALVHVNDPAGDAATAAHLLEFDSVHGRWDRAVAADPTVPQGFQVDGTTVSYSRHKDPSAVPWLDAGVDLVLECSGKFKTPETLEPYFSAAGLKRVIVACPVKGVIAGEEALNVVFGINHALYNPSLHRLLTAASCTTNCLAPVVKVVHESFGIRHGSITTLHNITNTQVVIDSFKSDLRRARSATSSLIPTTTGSAKAIGLIFPELQGKLNGHAVRVPMLNASITDAVFELERAVSVEEVNAAFAAAAAGALQGILGCEERPLVSIDYVNDPRSAIVDAPSTLVTGGTQLKVYTWYDNEWGYSCRLADLACHVAALEAAGS
- a CDS encoding ArsR/SmtB family transcription factor is translated as MTVSLPAGSPALQSNQARSLLKALSDPLRLRVIEALANGEKCVCDLTAELDLAQSKLSFHLKVLKEAGLLADRQEGRWIYYRLEPAAIEALRSWLADLASRCGASAPPCG
- a CDS encoding PstS family phosphate ABC transporter substrate-binding protein, giving the protein MLRFRRPSSPGRHSARVAAATRLIAATVLALLAPLAQTQPARGQQATPPTVRITGSSTVYPIIQAAIAAFQRTEAGKGSRFDLVESGTSGGLRDLCAGRVPMANASRPISSTELKACERKGVRFFELPLAFDALTVVVNPRNTWAQAITTQELSRLWQRRAQGRIMRWNQVNPQWPARPIRLCGPGSDSGTFDYFNKAINGSATDSRRDYTASEDDNVVVNCVANDPHALGYLGYGWYVAHAQRLRALKVQAGQVAVAPSAESVFDGSYEPLSRLLFIYVNERALKEQDLLRRFIGYLLVNDTQLVEKARFIPLPGSTNQVVEAKLYRQITGTSFGGELPIGLTVGEAIRRSFAQTKRPAYR
- a CDS encoding MBL fold metallo-hydrolase; the protein is MAVAPPFSLRAAAGGGELLLRQLFDADTGTYTYLLADVGAREGVLIDPVFEQHSRDLALIEELEIDLVTCLDTHAHADHISGAWLMRRATGCAIGLSAKVRASNVTKPLSDGDRVNFGGRFLEVRATPGHTDGCLTYVLDNQSLAFTGDALLIRGCGRCDFQQGNPHNLYRSITEQILSLPEACLLYPGHDYAGRCVSSVAEERAYNARLGGGADERDFVGSMENLRLPHPHRIAQALPANLRCGEPLEPASGADDQDWAPIRRSYAGLPELIPEWVAAHLSALNLVDVRSRQEYDGPDGHIPGSQLIPLPELEARSPEIPTDRPTVVLCHSGSRSALATQQLSKAGLRQVANLRGGLSRWKAEGYPVESAGPEPPGSPQR
- a CDS encoding ShlB/FhaC/HecB family hemolysin secretion/activation protein: MTLFSKPITHVVGPIAVLSSALLVAPGWAQPSGRVERRIQDEQRRDQLRQVDQQQLQPQQPLIEGLPGTPAALPQDSVPSAAPPIKGVELEGSSLPTPGWLKPLQERYISQSATQEVLAKLRADLEAAYERAQLLVSVGEPLQRADGVVVAPVVEARLGAVRIPSNQAPISSNWAIATVLDAVGKGQPLRLDKLESALLKLGDLGGVQARAELQPGDIAGSTDVLLNLRATRQVQGELNLNNQSTIDTGPYQAQATLNLNGLAGRGEVLSLFTSYSGNVNWYGSRYAGTNVTLPLTPGGLNATGSVNWSDYRLLKDQAPFDYKGSFASGSVGLSQVLWRRPRQNLSWNVSAEVDHFTDEVLGYQYSNRTNWVGRFTLMGDNQDNLFGLGINSGLLTLSVGNLGLDGPFEAELDELGAAKAGAWGKLFGLYRRYQMFRDSRWSVELFSQAQVAFNNLDTVEKMSLGWPNGVRAYPPGEALGDSGLSGQLTLRYQLASNLIAKGFVDGGYIWRWTSSFADGELPGQLGLWGPGLGLEWGTHGDLLASLDVAWPLGNNLYSPTGNDVDGLNASVRVWVSLRKWF
- a CDS encoding aspartyl protease family protein codes for the protein MLAVCAALLQLKGEPLAGGVPSGGATVPLERAADGDTPVLNLRTDRGSLRLLLDTGASSSMVTPAAARRLGLRSEPVPPAHFGMAGGGSGCAQLRPRRLRLGDLRLGGGADQLLLRSAEALVMPVAALPPGVDGVLGAPLLKRLPVWIDPVGQRLRLGEGAVALAGPTPPRRTLPLRWARGVPLIELSSPLGPVAALADTGAEGLFLSPALARRLGPIGPGDPLRLVGFCGEQQVRRQRFAGLGLGLGPAPAQASVEGIVTANPIFAELQVEAIAGQELLRSHRQLWRLDRVPPQLSLW